TTCGAGGGCGTGGAAAAAATCAGCGGCGAAACCCAGCACGACGTCATCCTGGAGCGGGGCGGCGAGATCAAGCACGGCTGTATGCCCGGCTGCGTCATCCAGTGCTCCCGCATCTACCACGATAAAGACGGAAAGTACCTCACCAAGGGGCCGGAATACGAAACCATCTGGGCCAACGGCGCGAACTGCGGCATCGACGACCTGGACGCCATCGCCCAGATAGACCGCCTCTGCGACGACTACGGCCTTGACACCATCGAATGGGGCGCGACTGTCGGCGTGGCGATGGAGGCCGGTATCAAAAAATTCGGAGACGCGAAGGGCGCCATCGAGCTGATCAAGGAGGTCCCCAAGGGGACGGAGCTGGGAATAATCCTGGGCAACGGCGCGGCGGCCACCGGAAAGGCCTATAATGTCTCCCGGGTGCCGGTCGTCAAGAACCAGGCCCTGCCGGCGTATGACCCACGGCCCATCATGGGCATCGGGGTAACCTATGCGACATCAACCATGGGGGCTGATCATACCGCGGGTTACGCCATCGCACCGAACATCCTGAAGGTGGGGGGCGAGGTCAATCCTCTCGTTCCCGAGGGCCAGGTGGATACGTCAAGAAACCTCCAGATCGCCACCGCCGCCCTGGATTCAACGGGACTGTGTCTGTTCGTCGCCTTCGCCATCCTGGATATCCCCAGCGGCTTCGAGGGCATCTATGAGATGCTCAACGCCCAGTACGGCCTGAGTCTCACCGCCGACGACGTGACCGCCCTGGGCATGCAGGTACTCAAGACCGAGCGGGAATTCAACAAGAAGGCGGGATTCACCAAAGAGGACGATCGTCTCCCGGCCTATTTTCTTGCAGATAAGCTGTCTCCCCACGACAAGATCTTCGAGGTTTCGAACGAACAACTGGATACAGTGTTTAACTTCTAATCGGACCTGTGGGATGATCACGGTATGAAAGTGGAAATCAAGCTGTTCGCCGGATTCAGGTCATACATGCCGAATACCCCCGATCAGCGATATATTGATGTCCCCGATGGTTCAACCGTCGGGGACATCATCCACTCCCTGGGCATCCCGGAGGAGATGAAAAAGATCATCTTCATCAACGGCGCCCACGGAAGCGTTTCGTCCGTGCTGCAGGAAAAGGACCGGCTGGCGATTTTTCCGCCGGTGGCGGGGGGATGAGTTAAAGTATCCGAAAGCGATCCGCTTTTTGAGAAAACGCATCCTCTCCCGCATGAAGAACGGCAAGGGGCCGGCGTGAGGGCCGCCCGCAAAAGAGACGTTCCTTTCTTACCCATCACGAGGCAGATATGGCATCCATAACGGTCAGGTTGTTCGCATCCTTAAGGAAATATGCGCCGGAGACGTTCGATCGGGGTACGGGGACCCTGGATATTACGGAGGGCTCTCCCATCAGCGAGATCATCGCCGCTTTGGACATTCCCCCGGACCGGGTGAAGATGATCATGAAAAACGGAATCGTCGCATCCCGAAAGGACCCGGTCGCCCCAAACGATCGGGTTGCCCTCTTCCCGCCGGAGCTGGCCTTCAACCTCTATGTGGCCATGAACTTCCGGGAGGACCTGCGCTAAAAGCCCGGGAAGTATGCCGTCGGGCGCATCCCCGGGCGGTCTATCGCTCCTCTTTGTGCCGCTCCCGCACCTCTCCTGTGACATCCTCCCTCGTCGCCAGGATGCCCAGGATTTCTTTCTCATTATATTTCAAGAGCAAGCCCCCTCCGATAATCGTCACGACCATCCCCGCCGCGGCGGACAGGCGGACGCCCAGGTCGTTTTCCACGGTCATCCCCAACAGCAAAAACGACGGGAAAATCAGGGCCGCCAGCATCTGCCCCATCTTATAGGCGAACGTCCGTGCGCCGAAAAATATCCCCGCCTTGAACTCGCCGCCGGTAATGCCGTCGGCCTCGGCGATATCCGCGGTCACGGCATTCGGAAGGATCCCCGATACCGCAATGGCAAAAGAAAAAAGCGCGATCATGACGCCGATCTGCATCATCTGAGACATCGGCATCATGCCCAAAAGCGTGATGAACACATACCCCAGTGCAAACGCAACATAGGAGGAGAGAAGCACTCTCTTCTTCCCGAATTTTTTCGAGGTCCACACCGTCACGGGATAAAAGACGAAGCTCACCGCCACAGTGATCATGATAACCACCGAGTAGAATTCCTTTTCAAATCCGAGCAGCACCGTTATGTAATAGACCATGCCGGAGAAAAGAAATATCTGGGCGGTGAAATTGGTGACATCGGAGAGAACGAAATAGAGAAAATTCCTGTTTTTCACGCACGACTTCAATGCGTCCAGTATTCCCTGCTCCGACACATGGGGTTCGCAATAGCGCCCCTCGTCGATGAAAATCACCGGCAGGAACATCAGGACGACCGCAACGACGGAGAATCCGGCCAGAGCCGTCTGAAACGCGAGGGAAGACGGCATGGTCTTTTCGAACACGCTCTGCAGCGCCACGGACATGGAGCCGAGCACGTACCCCACGATCCAGCAGACCGAGAGGACGGTGCTGATGACCACCCGCTCCCGGGGATTGTGACCCAGCTCGCTTATCCAGGCGTAGTACGGTGTAACGTACATCGTCATGAAAAAATAGGCCAGCACCGTGTTCAGGGCGAGCCAGATGGAATTGACGACGCTGACGTCCCTGATGAGGGGAACGAAGCAGAGAAAGGAACATATCCCGAAGGGGATCGCTGCAATCAGCATGAATTTTCTTCGTCGTCCCAGGGGGGATTTCGACCGGTCGGACCACGTGGCCACGATGGGATCGGTCACGGCGTCAAAGAGCCTCCCCCCGGCGAAGATCATCCCGATGACCGTCAGGACGCCGAGCACGGACCCTTGAAAGATCCGGGCGGGGAAGATCGGAGCGCCCCCCGCATCCGGAGGCATATAGAAATACACCAGCAGGTTCGCGATGGCGTATGTCCCCAGGGACCATCCGGTGGACCCCAGACCGTACATGATCATTTTCCAGAGGGGGAGCGTCTCTACCTGCGCCTTGTCCGTCATGATGACTCCTGATCGGGCTGAGAAATTGAGATGTATATTATTATTTCACATGCAATTTCATATTGATAACCACCGCCGTCCCGGCACATTCTCTATCTTTTGATCTTTCCCGGAAGGATGAAGGGGTATTCTTTTCCCAGCAGCCTCGTCTTCAGAAAGCGATCTATCTTGCGAAACATCAACCAGAGCCGCCAGATCCAGGCGTCCTCCCGGTAATAGGACTTCACCTGCTTTTCGGTGATCGGCTCCACCTCCAGCTCGGGAACGTCATGGGCGAAGAAGTCGTTGGCCACATCGATCAGACCGCCGATCAACTCCGGTCGCTGCTCCTTGTAGAAATTGCCGATCAAATCCACCGCCACCAGGTGAAAATCGTAATAGCGGGTCATCACGTCTTCCAAAAAGAGCCAGCGAACAAGCCAGATGAGAAACGAGGGCGCCGCCCGGAGAAACAGCTCCGGATCGAGCTGCTCCACCCCTTTTTTCCTGTATAGGGGCGAGCTGGTATCGATATAGAAAAATTCCGTATCCTCGGTGATTCTGGGATTGTCCGGGTCATAGTTTTTGATGGCCCAGTTGGATATCTGG
This is a stretch of genomic DNA from Candidatus Zymogenaceae bacterium. It encodes these proteins:
- a CDS encoding aldehyde ferredoxin oxidoreductase — translated: MEKIIRVNMTDLSVKTEKVPKQYQGLGGRGLTSTIVAAEVPPTCDPLGPDNKLVIASGLLNNTPAPNAGRLSVGCKSPLTGGIKEANAGGVVGTKFGRMGIAAVVVEGKPKKNAYYKLILTKDDAKLEPADNLKGLGNYDTVAKLTAEYGEKTGYVSIGQAGEMLLTGSSVAVTDRENRPTRHAGRGGVGAVMGSKGLKAVVVDDAGGALPKPKDPEGFKKASKKLLDALKTHSVTSEGLPTYGTNILANIINEAGGYPTRNFSDGRFEGVEKISGETQHDVILERGGEIKHGCMPGCVIQCSRIYHDKDGKYLTKGPEYETIWANGANCGIDDLDAIAQIDRLCDDYGLDTIEWGATVGVAMEAGIKKFGDAKGAIELIKEVPKGTELGIILGNGAAATGKAYNVSRVPVVKNQALPAYDPRPIMGIGVTYATSTMGADHTAGYAIAPNILKVGGEVNPLVPEGQVDTSRNLQIATAALDSTGLCLFVAFAILDIPSGFEGIYEMLNAQYGLSLTADDVTALGMQVLKTEREFNKKAGFTKEDDRLPAYFLADKLSPHDKIFEVSNEQLDTVFNF
- a CDS encoding MoaD/ThiS family protein; the encoded protein is MKVEIKLFAGFRSYMPNTPDQRYIDVPDGSTVGDIIHSLGIPEEMKKIIFINGAHGSVSSVLQEKDRLAIFPPVAGG
- a CDS encoding MFS transporter; this translates as MTDKAQVETLPLWKMIMYGLGSTGWSLGTYAIANLLVYFYMPPDAGGAPIFPARIFQGSVLGVLTVIGMIFAGGRLFDAVTDPIVATWSDRSKSPLGRRRKFMLIAAIPFGICSFLCFVPLIRDVSVVNSIWLALNTVLAYFFMTMYVTPYYAWISELGHNPRERVVISTVLSVCWIVGYVLGSMSVALQSVFEKTMPSSLAFQTALAGFSVVAVVLMFLPVIFIDEGRYCEPHVSEQGILDALKSCVKNRNFLYFVLSDVTNFTAQIFLFSGMVYYITVLLGFEKEFYSVVIMITVAVSFVFYPVTVWTSKKFGKKRVLLSSYVAFALGYVFITLLGMMPMSQMMQIGVMIALFSFAIAVSGILPNAVTADIAEADGITGGEFKAGIFFGARTFAYKMGQMLAALIFPSFLLLGMTVENDLGVRLSAAAGMVVTIIGGGLLLKYNEKEILGILATREDVTGEVRERHKEER
- a CDS encoding MoaD/ThiS family protein, with protein sequence MASITVRLFASLRKYAPETFDRGTGTLDITEGSPISEIIAALDIPPDRVKMIMKNGIVASRKDPVAPNDRVALFPPELAFNLYVAMNFREDLR